From one Populus alba chromosome 17, ASM523922v2, whole genome shotgun sequence genomic stretch:
- the LOC118029755 gene encoding WD repeat-containing protein 55: protein MEIDLGKVPFTMDFHPSDNIVTAGLINGDLHLYRFNADSSPQRLLEIHAHSESCRAARFINDGHAIITGSSDRSILATDLETGSPIARLENAHEDAIFSLINLTESTVATGDDQGCVKVWDTRQRSCCNSFNVHDDYVSDMTFASDSMKLLSTSGDGTLSVCNLRTNKIQSQSEFSEEELLSVVIMKNGRKVICGTQNGTLLLYSWGFFKDCSDRFTALSPNSIDSLLKLDEDRVITGSENGLISLVGILPNRVIQPLAEHSEYPIECLAFSHDRKYLGSISHDQLLKMWDLDDLLQNSGNAQNDQAPVSDSDSDAMDMDAKPPKSRKGAKRKNEHANDATSSFFADL from the exons ATGGAAATAGACTTGGGGAAAGTTCCGTTTACTATGGATTTCCATCCTTCGGATAATATAGTGACTGCTGGCTTGATCAATGGCGACCTCCACCT ATACCGTTTCAATGCTGATTCCTCACCACAAAG ATTGTTGGAAATTCACGCACATAGCGAGTCTTGCAGGGCTGCTAGATTCATCAATGACGGCCACG CAATTATCACGGGTTCTAGTGATCGCTCCATTCTGGCAACAGATTTAGAAACTGGATCACCAATTGCTCGTCTTGAAAATGCTCATGA GGATGCCATCTTTAGTTTGATAAACCTCACAGAGTCAACTGTTGCAACTGGGGATGATCAAGGATGTGTTAAG GTATGGGATACCAGGCAACGCTCTTGTTGCAATTCTTTTAATGTCCATGATGACTATGTTTCGGATATGACTTTTGCGTCTGATTCCATGAAACTGCTATCAACAAG TGGAGATGGGACCCTTTCTGTTTGCAACCTTCGCACTAATAAA ATCCAATCCCAGTCTGAATTTTCTGAAGAAGAGCTATTGTCTGTTGTTATTATGAAG AATGGTCGGAAAGTTATATGTGGTACACAGAATGGAACACTGCTATTGTATTCATGGGGTTTTTTCAAGGATTGCAG tGACCGCTTTACTGCTCTTTCCCCAAACTCTATTGACTCTTTGTTGAAG CTTGATGAAGACAGAGTCATTACTGGATCCGAGAATGGGCTCATAAG TCTGGTAGGCATATTACCCAACAGAGTCATCCAACCACTTGCTGAACATTCAGAGTACCCTATTGAGTGTCTTG CCTTTTCTCATGACAGAAAGTATCTTGGCAGCATTTCACATGATCAGTTGTTGAAG ATGTGGGATTTGGATGATTTATTGCAAAATTCTGGAAATGCTCAAAATGATCAAGCTCCTGTATCAGACAGTGATAGTGATGCAATGGATATGGATGCCAAACCTCCAAAGTCTAGAAAAG GAGCCAAGAGAAAAAATGAGCACGCAAATGATGCAACAAGCAGCTTTTTCGCAGATCTATAG